One genomic window of Panicum hallii strain FIL2 chromosome 6, PHallii_v3.1, whole genome shotgun sequence includes the following:
- the LOC112897625 gene encoding uncharacterized protein LOC112897625, whose translation MVGFTQRLEKLGFPLGQKLATDFILASLPPSYENFISNYHMHGVEEGLNELCGMLKTAESDIKKSTGSGHVMAVQNKPNFKKNGTSWTKGKAKVENPAPNPDPKAKTGPAADTKCFHYHEKVHWKRNCKVYLASLKNRGSKSTSKSGADKK comes from the exons ATGGTTGGTTTCACGCAGAGGTTGGAGAAGCTGGGCTTCCCACTCGGTCAAAAGTTGGCCACTGATTTCATTCTTGCATCTTTACCGCCGAGCTATGAGAACTTCATCTCCAACTACCACATGCACGGGGTTGAAGAGGGCTTGAATGAGCTATGCGGCATGCTCAAGACAGCAGAAAGTGACATCAAGAAGAGCACGGGCAGCGGCCATGTGATGGCGGTCCAGAACAAGCCTAACTTCAAGAAGAATGGTACTTCGTGGACGAAGGGCAAGGCTAAGGTTGAGAACCCCGCGCCAAACCCAGATCCTAAGGCTAAAACTGGACCAGCTGCTGACACTAAGTGCTTTCACTATCATGAAAAGGTTCACTGGAAGAGAAACTGCAAGGTGTACTTGGCTTCTTTGAAGAACCGTGGAAGTAAGAGTACTTCCAAATCAG GGGCTGACAAGAAGTAG